In Pseudomonas lalkuanensis, the following are encoded in one genomic region:
- the rpoD gene encoding RNA polymerase sigma factor RpoD yields the protein MSGKAQQQSRLKELIARGREQGYLTYAEVNDHLPEDISDPEQVEDIIRMINDMGINVFESAPDADALLLAEADTDEAAAEEAAAALAAVETDIGRTTDPVRMYMREMGTVELLTREGEIEIAKRIEEGIREVMSAIAHFPGAVDGILAEYQRVTSEGGRLSDVLSGYIDPDDGTLPAEEVEPVDLKDDSASAKDKDEDEDEESEGDEEEEGDGGPDPEEALRRFTAVSDQLDKAKKALKKHGRDSKQATEELLALAELFMPIKLVPKQFDALVEKVRSALDRVRGQERAIMQLCVRDARMPRADFLRLFPGNEVDLDWADGLAKGKAKYAEAIGKLVDDIKRNQQKLVDLEQEVELTVNEIKDVNRRMSIGEAKARRAKKEMVEANLRLVISIAKKYTNRGLQFLDLIQEGNIGLMKAVDKFEYRRGYKFSTYATWWIRQAITRSIADQARTIRIPVHMIETINKLNRISRQMLQEMGREPTPEELGERMEMPEDKIRKVLKIAKEPISMETPIGDDEDSHLGDFIEDSTMQSPIDVATVESLKEATREVLAGLTAREAKVLRMRFGIDMNTDHTLEEVGKQFDVTRERIRQIEAKALRKLRHPSRSEHLRSFLDE from the coding sequence ATGTCCGGAAAAGCGCAACAGCAGTCTCGCCTCAAAGAGTTGATCGCCCGTGGCCGTGAGCAGGGATACCTGACTTACGCGGAGGTCAACGACCACCTGCCGGAGGATATTTCCGATCCGGAACAGGTGGAAGACATCATCCGCATGATCAACGACATGGGGATCAACGTATTCGAGAGTGCCCCGGATGCGGATGCCCTGTTGCTGGCCGAAGCCGACACCGACGAAGCCGCAGCTGAAGAAGCCGCCGCCGCCCTGGCTGCCGTGGAGACCGACATCGGCCGCACCACCGACCCCGTGCGCATGTACATGCGTGAAATGGGCACCGTGGAGCTGCTGACCCGCGAAGGCGAGATTGAAATCGCCAAGCGAATCGAGGAAGGCATCCGCGAAGTGATGAGCGCCATCGCCCACTTCCCCGGTGCCGTCGACGGCATCCTTGCCGAATACCAGCGCGTCACCAGCGAAGGTGGCCGCCTGTCCGACGTTCTCAGCGGTTACATCGACCCGGATGACGGCACCCTGCCGGCCGAGGAAGTCGAACCCGTCGATCTGAAGGACGATTCCGCTTCGGCCAAGGACAAGGACGAAGACGAGGACGAAGAAAGCGAAGGCGACGAAGAGGAAGAAGGCGACGGCGGCCCGGATCCGGAGGAGGCCCTGCGCCGCTTCACCGCGGTTTCCGATCAGCTCGACAAGGCCAAGAAAGCCCTGAAGAAGCACGGCCGCGACAGCAAGCAGGCTACCGAGGAGCTGCTGGCCCTGGCCGAACTCTTCATGCCGATCAAGCTGGTGCCGAAGCAGTTCGACGCCCTCGTGGAAAAAGTTCGCAGCGCCCTGGACCGCGTCCGCGGCCAGGAACGCGCCATCATGCAGCTCTGCGTGCGTGACGCCCGCATGCCGCGCGCCGATTTCCTGCGCCTGTTCCCGGGCAACGAAGTCGACCTCGACTGGGCCGACGGCCTGGCCAAGGGCAAGGCGAAATACGCCGAAGCCATCGGCAAGCTGGTGGACGACATCAAGCGCAACCAGCAGAAGCTGGTGGATCTCGAGCAGGAAGTCGAACTGACCGTCAACGAGATCAAGGACGTCAACCGCCGCATGTCCATTGGCGAAGCCAAGGCTCGCCGGGCGAAGAAAGAGATGGTCGAGGCCAACCTGCGTCTCGTGATCTCCATCGCCAAGAAGTACACCAACCGCGGCCTGCAGTTCCTCGACCTGATCCAGGAAGGCAACATCGGCCTGATGAAGGCGGTGGACAAGTTCGAATACCGTCGCGGCTACAAGTTCTCGACCTACGCCACCTGGTGGATCCGCCAGGCGATCACCCGCTCGATCGCCGATCAGGCACGCACCATCCGTATCCCGGTGCACATGATCGAGACCATCAACAAGCTCAACCGCATCTCCCGTCAGATGCTGCAGGAAATGGGCCGCGAGCCCACTCCGGAAGAGCTTGGCGAGCGCATGGAGATGCCTGAGGACAAGATCCGCAAAGTGCTGAAGATCGCCAAAGAGCCGATCTCCATGGAAACCCCGATCGGTGACGACGAAGACTCGCACCTGGGCGACTTCATCGAGGACAGCACCATGCAGTCCCCGATCGACGTGGCCACCGTGGAAAGCCTCAAGGAAGCCACCCGCGAAGTCCTGGCCGGCCTCACCGCCCGTGAAGCCAAGGTCCTGCGCATGCGCTTCGGTATCGACATGAACACCGACCACACCCTCGAGGAAGTCGGCAAACAGTTCGATGTAACCCGCGAGCGTATCCGCCAGATCGAAGCCAAGGCGCTGCGCAAGCTGCGTCACCCGTCGCGAAGCGAGCACCTGCGCTCCTTCCTGGACGAGTAA
- a CDS encoding aspartate/glutamate racemase family protein, which yields MKIQLINPNTSVAMTSGIAEAASHLLRPGNQLLAVTNSAGPASIEGHYDEALAVPGLLQAIRDGERDGAEGHVIACFGDPGLLAAREIARYPVIGIAEAAMHLATWVATGFSVVTTLGRTKVIARHLVERYGFHQHCRGIHAVEIPVLALDDDPDGLFRIMRTACLDALERDESGAIVLGCAGMSHLAAALQEEIGVPVIDGVSAALKMVELLGELRLSTSKRGDLDFPLPKPYAGYLRGFAVGA from the coding sequence ATGAAAATCCAGCTGATCAACCCGAACACCAGCGTGGCGATGACCTCCGGCATTGCCGAAGCCGCCAGCCATCTGCTTCGCCCTGGCAATCAGTTGCTGGCGGTGACCAACAGCGCAGGTCCGGCTTCCATCGAGGGGCATTACGACGAAGCGCTTGCCGTGCCCGGGTTGCTCCAGGCCATTCGCGATGGCGAGCGGGACGGCGCCGAAGGACACGTGATCGCCTGCTTCGGCGACCCCGGCCTGCTGGCGGCGCGGGAGATCGCACGGTACCCGGTGATCGGCATCGCCGAAGCGGCCATGCACCTGGCCACCTGGGTCGCCACCGGCTTCAGCGTCGTTACCACGCTCGGCCGCACCAAGGTCATCGCCCGTCATCTGGTGGAACGCTACGGCTTTCACCAGCACTGCCGGGGCATCCACGCCGTGGAGATTCCGGTGCTGGCGCTGGACGACGACCCGGACGGTCTGTTCCGCATCATGCGCACGGCCTGCCTGGACGCGCTGGAGCGGGATGAGTCGGGCGCCATCGTCCTCGGCTGCGCCGGCATGAGCCACCTGGCTGCGGCGCTGCAGGAGGAGATCGGCGTGCCGGTGATCGACGGCGTCAGCGCCGCATTGAAGATGGTGGAACTGCTGGGAGAACTGCGGCTCTCCACCAGCAAGCGAGGGGACCTTGATTTCCCGCTGCCCAAGCCCTATGCGGGTTACCTGCGAGGGTTTGCCGTCGGCGCCTGA
- a CDS encoding ABC transporter ATP-binding protein gives MKHTSSIEVQRVSKRYTDDPEVAPALDDVSVSIRHNEFFTLLGPSGCGKTTLLRSIAGFEQVTSGSIQIGGQRVDQLPPYKRRVNTVFQNYALFPHMSVAENIAFGLEMQGLERSAIPGRVKEMLALVQMEHLARRRPAELSGGQQQRVALARALAPRPDVLLLDEPLSALDLKLRKEMQVELKRVQQEAGITFIFVTHDQEEALTLSDRIAVMSAGKILQIGTPNEIYERPQHRFVAHFIGDINFLPGQLRQCPQNGHLFRPDGIPVDIPCANEANARTGIAQLAFRPERSRLVDPSEPHHLRGVVEAVLYVGTATLYQCRLANDIKVMLRESNEGATSARPVGSPVAVHLPPHACLLMEA, from the coding sequence ATGAAGCACACGTCCTCCATCGAGGTGCAACGCGTCAGCAAGCGCTATACCGATGACCCCGAAGTAGCACCGGCGCTCGACGATGTTTCGGTCAGCATCCGCCACAACGAGTTCTTTACCCTCCTGGGCCCCTCGGGCTGCGGCAAGACCACCCTGCTGCGCTCCATCGCCGGTTTCGAGCAGGTCACGTCCGGCTCCATCCAGATCGGCGGACAGCGCGTGGACCAGCTCCCGCCCTACAAGCGCCGGGTCAATACCGTGTTCCAGAACTACGCGCTCTTCCCGCACATGAGCGTGGCCGAGAATATCGCCTTCGGCCTGGAGATGCAGGGGCTGGAGCGCAGCGCCATCCCCGGTCGGGTCAAGGAAATGCTGGCCCTGGTGCAGATGGAACACCTGGCCCGCCGTCGCCCTGCGGAACTCTCCGGTGGCCAGCAGCAGCGGGTGGCCCTGGCCCGCGCCCTGGCGCCGCGCCCGGACGTGCTGCTGCTGGACGAACCGTTGTCGGCGCTGGACCTGAAGCTGCGCAAGGAGATGCAAGTCGAGCTCAAGCGCGTGCAGCAGGAAGCCGGCATCACCTTCATCTTCGTCACCCACGACCAGGAAGAAGCGCTGACCCTCTCCGACCGCATCGCCGTGATGTCCGCCGGCAAGATCCTGCAGATCGGCACCCCCAACGAGATCTACGAACGCCCGCAGCACCGTTTCGTCGCCCACTTCATCGGCGACATCAACTTCCTCCCCGGCCAGCTGCGCCAGTGTCCGCAGAACGGTCACCTGTTCCGCCCCGATGGCATTCCGGTGGATATTCCCTGCGCCAACGAAGCCAACGCCCGCACCGGCATTGCCCAACTGGCCTTCCGCCCGGAACGCTCGAGGCTGGTGGACCCGTCGGAGCCACATCACCTGCGCGGCGTGGTCGAAGCCGTGCTCTACGTGGGCACGGCCACCCTCTATCAGTGCCGCCTGGCCAACGATATCAAGGTGATGCTGCGCGAAAGCAATGAAGGCGCCACCAGCGCCCGTCCCGTGGGCTCGCCGGTGGCGGTGCACCTGCCGCCCCACGCCTGCCTGCTGATGGAGGCCTGA
- a CDS encoding DUF1543 domain-containing protein, whose protein sequence is MLYVVMLGGRHPRAKIEVHDVVFAVAESLEGTYSQLREGWFGSPAGMHIDSWMAVDGVEGYKLAFTDQAPAANDPRLYFINLGGYETGIFGEAHSYLLVVARDKAEAKAKGKRQLAELRWDKPHTDNLHDVDDCIPVDCVAGRYVHLVEGDNAGIRYGSDYIVLS, encoded by the coding sequence ATGTTGTACGTGGTGATGCTGGGCGGCCGACACCCCCGCGCGAAGATCGAAGTGCACGATGTGGTGTTTGCCGTGGCGGAAAGCCTGGAAGGCACTTATTCGCAATTGCGCGAGGGCTGGTTCGGCAGCCCGGCGGGTATGCACATCGATTCGTGGATGGCGGTGGACGGCGTGGAAGGCTACAAGCTGGCCTTCACCGACCAGGCCCCCGCCGCGAATGACCCGCGCCTCTACTTCATCAACCTCGGCGGCTACGAAACCGGCATCTTCGGCGAAGCCCACAGCTACCTGCTGGTGGTCGCCCGCGACAAGGCCGAAGCCAAGGCCAAGGGCAAACGCCAGTTGGCCGAACTCCGCTGGGACAAGCCCCACACCGACAACCTGCATGACGTGGACGACTGCATCCCGGTGGACTGCGTGGCGGGGCGCTATGTGCACCTGGTGGAAGGCGATAACGCGGGGATCAGGTATGGCAGTGATTACATCGTGCTGTCCTAG
- a CDS encoding BRO-N domain-containing protein, whose product MSHDYFVPSVLHRHRRPVRALLIDDQAWVVARDLGALTNCHSNDRLAEKLDRNQWRIATLPKPKGDFEQQWLISESAVCEVLRTNYYHPENRSLRQWFTSEVVPALRATTHPQLPRRRRVEWQGKEYGLMEWQGSAGCGWWMWRSCLGRRRLDTLWARIYSRWAASRPLLFRERIRSHAIEIQPPRHSQAPTANPRR is encoded by the coding sequence ATGTCCCACGACTATTTCGTCCCCAGCGTTCTTCATCGCCATCGCCGCCCAGTGCGCGCCCTGCTGATCGATGATCAGGCCTGGGTCGTGGCTCGCGACCTCGGTGCCCTGACCAACTGCCATTCAAACGATCGCCTCGCCGAGAAACTCGACCGCAACCAGTGGCGCATCGCAACCCTGCCAAAGCCCAAGGGCGATTTCGAGCAGCAGTGGCTGATCAGCGAGAGTGCGGTGTGCGAAGTGCTCAGGACGAATTACTACCACCCGGAAAATCGCAGTCTGCGGCAGTGGTTCACCAGTGAAGTGGTGCCTGCTCTACGCGCGACTACCCATCCGCAATTGCCCCGGCGACGCCGGGTGGAATGGCAGGGCAAGGAGTACGGCCTGATGGAATGGCAGGGCTCAGCTGGGTGCGGATGGTGGATGTGGCGAAGTTGTTTGGGGAGAAGGCGCCTTGATACGTTGTGGGCGCGAATTTATTCGCGATGGGCCGCATCGCGGCCGCTATTGTTTCGCGAACGAATTCGCTCCCACGCCATAGAGATTCAGCCCCCGCGCCACTCTCAGGCGCCGACGGCAAACCCTCGCAGGTAA
- a CDS encoding bifunctional diguanylate cyclase/phosphodiesterase, with protein sequence MLRVRALLMFWLALWTIPAGALTLTPDEQAWLDRHGELQLGIDTSWPPFEFRDPQGRHQGLAADYVELIRRRLNVKVTPIESSNWGEVLKRARAGELDILPGIMSTPERQQYLNFTRPYLDFPIVILSRTKGPQPSNIQDLYGLRVGIVSDYAPHELLRNQHPDLSLQGYPTVAAALQALATGEVDTFVGDLASSVWSLRQLKLNGISISGETPYRYQLAMATPKIHPLLAGILDRVFAEITPEETAAIQERWVGDALYQRTDWQRILLYGLPALLLVAGALTFVLRVNRRLSNEMAGRAALQDELRSSEQHYRGLVESLNAIAWEMRVDDYCYTYVSPHAERLLGYPLSDWLEPGFWRRALHPDDDARANTFCETETAAGRDHSLDYRMIAADGRVLWVRDIITLIPHGETQMMRGLMIDITEAKQTEQALRLSEQKFASVFHNCPDIIVIARRTDGSLLAINHTFEQQIGLKASEALGRTATELDIWGIPGIGPKLLQRLQQGNPLHNLEMPFRRANGETFIGLISAQAIDLDDTPALVVVVRDITQLKETQRLLQVSEEKFASAFHASPDGLLITRISDGLLVEANDGFSRITGYSQQEIAERSTLDLGLWANPAERERMIQLVRDQGSLHNFTTAVRTKRGQVRICELSAQPIPIGGEPCMLTIARDITERQQMQEKLLQAATVFESTAEGVMITDTEQRITAVNRAFSEITGYSEEEALGQSPHMLASGQHDSAFYAAMWHQLEREGHWQGEIWNRRKNGEPYPEWLTISAVRDRHQQVTHYVGVFADISPLKHAQARLDYQAHHDPLTGLPNRLLFESRLQLALVEAANDDLHGAVLFIDLDRFKHINDSLGHPVGDLLLKGIAHRLREQLRDIDTVARLGGDEFIILLPGLHGPDDAQAVAHKLLTCFEAPLPAGRHEFFMSASIGISLFPEHGLDVATLVKNADAAMYRAKARGRNRIEFYTRDLTSQATERMALETELRRALERNELSLSYQPKLSLQNQALVGAEALVRWYHPKLGEIPPERFIPLAEESGLILPLGDWVLEQSCRQMQRWQEAHAPFGPLSVNLAGAQLRQPLLVERLQHLIDSLGLEPQRLQLEITEGFIMSQAEEALSVLHNLKTLGVQLAIDDFGTGYSSLSYLKRLPLDVLKIDKSFVRGLPDDPNDAAISRAIIALGRSMQLTVIAEGVETKAQEYFLAAEGCQQIQGFIVSTPLPPEAFERKFLSPLPAIGTQQRAPV encoded by the coding sequence ATGCTGCGAGTGCGGGCCCTACTGATGTTCTGGCTGGCACTCTGGACCATTCCGGCCGGAGCCTTGACGCTCACCCCGGACGAACAGGCCTGGCTCGACCGGCACGGCGAATTGCAACTGGGCATAGACACCTCCTGGCCTCCCTTCGAATTCCGGGATCCCCAGGGCCGCCACCAGGGCCTGGCCGCCGACTATGTCGAGCTGATCCGGCGGCGGCTGAACGTGAAAGTCACCCCCATCGAGTCCAGCAATTGGGGGGAAGTGCTCAAGCGGGCCCGCGCAGGCGAACTGGATATCCTGCCCGGCATCATGTCCACCCCCGAACGCCAGCAATACCTGAACTTCACGCGGCCCTACCTCGATTTCCCCATCGTCATCCTTTCCCGCACCAAGGGCCCCCAACCTTCGAATATCCAGGACCTCTACGGCCTGCGCGTCGGCATCGTGTCCGACTACGCCCCCCATGAGCTGCTGCGCAACCAGCACCCCGACCTCAGCCTGCAGGGCTACCCCACCGTCGCAGCCGCACTCCAGGCCCTGGCCACCGGCGAGGTGGACACCTTCGTCGGCGACCTCGCCTCCAGCGTCTGGAGCCTGCGCCAGCTCAAGCTCAACGGCATCAGCATCAGTGGCGAAACGCCTTATCGTTACCAACTGGCCATGGCGACACCGAAGATTCATCCGCTGCTGGCCGGTATCCTCGACCGGGTCTTCGCCGAAATCACCCCGGAAGAAACCGCGGCCATCCAGGAGCGCTGGGTGGGCGACGCCCTCTACCAGCGAACCGACTGGCAGCGCATCCTCCTCTACGGACTCCCCGCGCTATTGTTGGTGGCCGGCGCCCTGACTTTCGTCCTGCGCGTCAACCGCCGCCTCAGCAACGAAATGGCCGGTCGGGCCGCGCTGCAGGACGAACTGCGCAGCAGCGAGCAGCACTACCGCGGCCTGGTGGAAAGCCTGAACGCCATCGCCTGGGAAATGCGCGTCGACGACTACTGCTACACCTATGTCTCGCCCCACGCCGAGCGCCTGTTGGGCTACCCCTTGAGCGACTGGCTGGAGCCCGGCTTCTGGCGCCGCGCCCTGCACCCCGACGACGACGCCCGGGCCAACACCTTCTGTGAAACCGAAACCGCCGCGGGCCGCGACCATAGCCTCGACTACCGCATGATCGCCGCCGACGGCCGGGTACTCTGGGTGCGCGACATCATCACCCTCATCCCCCACGGTGAAACCCAGATGATGCGCGGCCTGATGATCGACATCACCGAGGCCAAGCAGACCGAGCAGGCCCTGCGCCTGTCCGAGCAGAAGTTCGCCTCGGTGTTCCACAACTGCCCCGACATCATCGTCATCGCCCGCCGCACCGATGGCAGCCTGCTGGCCATCAACCACACCTTCGAACAGCAGATAGGCCTCAAGGCCAGCGAAGCCCTCGGCCGCACCGCCACCGAACTCGACATCTGGGGCATCCCCGGCATCGGTCCGAAACTCCTCCAGCGCCTGCAGCAGGGCAACCCGCTGCACAACCTGGAAATGCCCTTCCGCCGCGCCAATGGCGAAACCTTCATCGGCCTGATCTCCGCCCAGGCCATCGACCTGGACGACACGCCGGCCCTGGTGGTCGTGGTGCGCGACATCACCCAGCTCAAGGAAACCCAGCGCCTGCTGCAGGTTTCCGAAGAAAAGTTCGCCAGCGCCTTCCATGCCTCCCCAGACGGCCTGCTCATCACCCGCATCAGCGATGGCCTGCTGGTGGAGGCGAACGACGGGTTCAGCCGCATTACCGGCTACAGCCAGCAGGAGATCGCCGAGCGTTCCACCCTGGACCTCGGCCTGTGGGCCAACCCGGCGGAGCGCGAGCGTATGATCCAACTCGTCCGCGACCAGGGCAGCCTGCACAACTTCACCACCGCCGTGCGCACCAAGCGCGGCCAGGTGCGCATCTGCGAACTCTCCGCCCAGCCGATTCCCATCGGCGGCGAGCCCTGCATGCTGACCATCGCCCGCGACATCACCGAGCGCCAGCAGATGCAGGAAAAACTGCTGCAGGCAGCCACCGTCTTCGAAAGCACCGCCGAAGGCGTGATGATCACCGACACCGAACAGCGCATCACCGCGGTCAACCGCGCCTTCAGCGAAATCACCGGCTACAGCGAGGAAGAAGCCCTCGGCCAATCACCGCACATGCTCGCCTCGGGTCAGCACGACAGCGCCTTCTACGCCGCCATGTGGCACCAGTTGGAGCGTGAAGGGCACTGGCAAGGCGAGATCTGGAACCGCCGCAAGAACGGCGAGCCCTACCCCGAATGGCTCACCATCAGCGCCGTACGCGATCGTCATCAGCAGGTCACCCACTACGTCGGCGTGTTCGCCGACATCTCGCCGCTCAAGCACGCCCAGGCGCGCCTCGACTACCAGGCCCACCACGACCCGCTCACCGGCCTGCCCAACCGCCTGCTGTTCGAGAGCCGGCTGCAACTGGCCCTGGTCGAGGCCGCCAACGACGACCTTCACGGCGCCGTCCTCTTCATCGACCTCGACCGCTTCAAACACATCAACGACAGCCTCGGCCACCCGGTGGGCGACCTGCTGCTCAAGGGGATCGCCCACCGCCTGCGCGAACAGCTGCGTGACATCGATACCGTGGCCCGCCTGGGCGGCGACGAATTCATCATCCTGCTGCCCGGCCTGCACGGCCCCGACGACGCCCAGGCTGTCGCACACAAACTGCTGACCTGCTTCGAAGCGCCGCTCCCTGCCGGCCGGCACGAGTTTTTCATGAGCGCCAGCATCGGCATCAGCCTGTTCCCGGAGCACGGGCTGGACGTCGCCACCCTGGTGAAGAATGCCGACGCCGCCATGTACCGGGCCAAGGCCCGTGGCCGCAACCGCATCGAGTTCTACACCCGCGACCTCACCAGCCAGGCCACCGAGCGCATGGCGCTGGAAACCGAACTGCGCCGCGCCCTGGAGCGCAACGAGCTGTCCCTCTCCTACCAGCCCAAACTCAGCCTGCAGAACCAGGCCCTGGTGGGCGCCGAAGCCCTGGTGCGCTGGTACCACCCGAAACTCGGGGAGATTCCTCCGGAGCGCTTCATCCCGCTCGCGGAAGAGAGCGGCCTCATCCTCCCGCTGGGCGACTGGGTACTGGAGCAATCCTGCCGGCAGATGCAGCGCTGGCAGGAAGCCCACGCGCCGTTCGGCCCGCTGTCAGTCAACCTCGCCGGCGCCCAACTGCGCCAGCCGCTGCTGGTGGAACGCCTGCAACACCTCATCGACAGCCTTGGTCTGGAGCCCCAGCGCCTGCAGCTGGAGATCACCGAAGGCTTCATCATGAGCCAGGCCGAAGAAGCCCTCAGCGTGCTCCACAACCTCAAGACCCTCGGCGTACAGCTGGCCATCGACGACTTCGGCACTGGCTATTCCTCCCTCAGCTACCTCAAGCGTCTGCCGCTGGATGTGCTGAAGATCGACAAGTCCTTCGTACGCGGCCTGCCCGACGATCCCAACGACGCCGCCATCAGCCGCGCCATCATCGCCCTCGGCCGCAGCATGCAACTCACCGTGATCGCCGAAGGCGTCGAAACCAAGGCCCAGGAATACTTCCTCGCCGCCGAAGGATGCCAACAGATTCAAGGTTTTATCGTCAGCACACCCTTGCCGCCAGAAGCGTTCGAACGCAAATTCCTCAGCCCCCTCCCCGCGATTGGCACCCAGCAAAGGGCGCCTGTATAA
- a CDS encoding GntR family transcriptional regulator, giving the protein MADKKLETTVDRVYQGVYQAISNRSLRPGMKLGEASLAELFSVSRTSVRAALKQLEADGLVSSEPNKGCWVSLPSDDEIRLLFETRRLIEIGIVTELCRRRDSAAMLDLREHLLLEEEARRNHDHERLIHLLGEFHIKLAEALNNPVLLDWFRKLISRASLYAAALDDERHDACRDDEHLRLIEFIEAGNQNAAIELTCFHLAAIETAIVESAGKLKANYHPLKHLIET; this is encoded by the coding sequence ATGGCAGACAAGAAGCTGGAAACCACGGTGGACCGTGTCTACCAGGGGGTTTACCAGGCCATCAGCAACCGCTCGCTGCGGCCTGGCATGAAACTCGGGGAAGCTTCCCTGGCAGAGCTGTTCAGCGTGAGTCGCACTTCGGTGCGGGCCGCGTTGAAGCAACTGGAGGCCGATGGCCTGGTGTCCTCCGAACCGAACAAGGGTTGCTGGGTGTCACTGCCCAGCGATGATGAAATCCGCCTGTTGTTCGAGACGCGGCGGCTGATCGAGATTGGCATCGTCACCGAGCTGTGCCGGCGTCGCGACAGCGCGGCCATGCTCGATCTGCGCGAGCACCTGCTGCTGGAAGAGGAAGCCCGGCGCAATCATGACCACGAGCGGCTGATCCACCTGCTCGGCGAATTCCACATCAAACTGGCCGAGGCGCTGAACAACCCGGTGTTGCTGGACTGGTTCCGCAAGCTGATCTCGCGCGCCTCGCTCTACGCCGCCGCCCTGGACGACGAACGCCACGACGCCTGCCGTGACGACGAGCACCTGCGCCTGATCGAGTTCATCGAGGCCGGCAACCAGAACGCCGCCATCGAGCTGACCTGCTTCCACCTGGCGGCCATTGAAACCGCCATCGTCGAGTCGGCCGGCAAGCTCAAGGCCAACTACCACCCGCTGAAGCACCTGATCGAGACCTGA
- a CDS encoding helix-turn-helix domain-containing protein, which produces MKRDIFAELVEGIEALAEEREGKLTLRSHRLILPELRAVTAEELVSIRERLKMSRPVFAMYLRTNPRTLENWEQGRAKPNAQATTLIRLVQQYPETVEHLATLA; this is translated from the coding sequence ATGAAACGGGACATTTTTGCCGAACTGGTGGAAGGTATCGAAGCACTCGCAGAAGAGCGTGAGGGCAAGTTGACGCTTCGCTCGCACCGGCTCATCTTGCCGGAGCTACGCGCGGTGACTGCGGAGGAGCTGGTTTCAATTCGTGAGCGGCTGAAGATGTCGCGCCCGGTCTTTGCCATGTATCTGCGCACCAATCCGCGAACGCTGGAAAATTGGGAGCAGGGACGAGCCAAACCCAACGCCCAGGCCACCACGTTGATTCGCCTGGTGCAGCAATATCCGGAGACGGTAGAGCACCTGGCAACCCTGGCGTGA
- a CDS encoding toxin gives MEALFVELPPFQRHRTDHLDDDAYAALQHLLLTQPDAGNLIQGTGGLRKLRFADEGRGKGKGKGKRSGIRVIYYWWLGGAQFWLFTLYGKDVREYLSAAQKKVFRQRLEAELETRKTE, from the coding sequence ATGGAAGCACTCTTCGTGGAGCTGCCGCCGTTCCAGCGGCACCGAACGGACCATCTGGACGACGATGCCTACGCAGCCTTGCAACATCTGCTGCTGACGCAGCCGGACGCCGGGAACCTCATTCAAGGAACCGGGGGCCTTCGCAAGTTGCGTTTTGCAGACGAGGGACGAGGCAAAGGCAAAGGCAAAGGCAAGCGTAGCGGCATCCGCGTGATCTATTACTGGTGGCTGGGTGGAGCGCAGTTCTGGCTTTTCACCCTCTACGGCAAGGACGTTCGCGAATACCTGAGTGCGGCCCAGAAAAAGGTATTCAGGCAGCGGCTGGAAGCGGAACTAGAAACGAGGAAGACGGAATGA